Proteins encoded together in one Otariodibacter oris window:
- a CDS encoding LysR family transcriptional regulator, with translation MDKLNAINLFCRVIETQSFTQAAQQEKISLAMASKLVAQLEEHLNVRLLQRTTRKITPTEAGLLFYQRCQPILTELRDAESCISDTASSLHGTLRISVPMDFSSRFIAPNLGSFVETYPNIKLDIEFTDRRVDVIAEGYDLVLRIGKLEDSSLVAKRIAQAEHVIVASPTYLETYGTPTSTDELEEHQCLMYGEQNFWQFNENGTNVKCKLDGIIHSNNGHSLVKMAKSNLGIINIPKFLVKDELMTGELISILPHLKQEKLDISLLYPHRRYLSPKVKVAIEFLSKLMDEQRAYL, from the coding sequence ATGGATAAACTCAATGCAATTAACCTATTTTGTCGAGTAATTGAAACACAGAGTTTTACTCAAGCTGCACAACAGGAAAAGATATCACTTGCGATGGCAAGTAAATTAGTTGCACAGCTTGAAGAGCATTTAAATGTAAGATTATTACAACGTACTACTCGAAAAATAACACCAACCGAGGCTGGCTTGTTATTTTACCAACGTTGTCAACCCATATTAACAGAGTTAAGAGATGCAGAATCTTGCATATCTGATACAGCATCAAGTCTACATGGTACATTAAGAATTTCTGTACCAATGGATTTCAGTTCTCGCTTTATTGCGCCTAACTTAGGCAGTTTTGTAGAAACTTACCCTAATATTAAATTGGATATTGAATTTACTGATCGTCGAGTTGATGTGATCGCTGAAGGCTACGATCTTGTTTTAAGAATTGGAAAACTTGAAGATAGTTCCCTTGTAGCTAAACGAATTGCGCAAGCAGAACATGTCATCGTAGCATCTCCTACTTATTTAGAAACTTATGGTACACCAACATCAACAGACGAATTAGAAGAGCACCAATGCCTGATGTACGGAGAGCAAAATTTCTGGCAATTTAATGAAAATGGTACAAATGTAAAATGTAAATTGGACGGAATAATCCATAGCAATAATGGACATTCTTTAGTGAAAATGGCTAAATCCAATCTAGGTATCATTAATATACCTAAATTCCTTGTTAAAGATGAATTGATGACTGGAGAACTCATTTCAATATTACCTCATCTCAAACAAGAAAAGCTTGATATCAGCCTACTTTACCCTCATAGACGTTATTTGTCTCCAAAGGTAAAAGTTGCTATTGAATTTTTATCAAAATTAATGGATGAACAACGTGCTTATTTATAA
- the topA gene encoding type I DNA topoisomerase — MGKSLVIVESPAKAKTINKYLGTDFVVKSSVGHIRDLPTSGGDKSEKAKSISTKGMSTEQKAKIKSEKERTALVKRMGIDPYHDWKANYQILPGKEKVVSELKSLAKKADHIYLATDLDREGEAIAWHLKEVIGGDDERFSRVVFNEITKNAIKQAFEKPEQLNLDRVNAQQTRRFLDRVVGFMVSPLLWKKVARGLSAGRVQSVAVKLLVEREREIKAFKPEEFWEVMTKVTAQSGALSLDLTHFKGKKFTAKNQEQAIQAVTSLQNSAFIVSDIEKKPTSSKAKPPFITSTLQQTASTRLGFSVKKTMMLAQRLYEAGYITYMRTDSTNLSQDALVMARGYIEKEFGNQYLPAKPNFYSSKEKAQEAHEAIRPSDILVKQSDLKGMEKDAERLYDLIWRQFLACQMPPAEYDSTSLTVTAGDYSLKTKGRVLRFDGWTKVLPIQSKSAEDQELPEVSLNETLSLNEVIPSQHFTKPPARYSEAALVKELEKRGIGRPSTYAAIISTIQDRGYVRVENRRFYAEKMGEIVTDRLNESFRELMNYDFTANMEDTLDKIASGSTNWKDELDSFFNDFSEKLTTAELDELEGGMRPNNLVETDILCPTCGRKMAIRTASTGVFLGCTGYALPPKERCKTTINLIPESELLNVLDENSETNALLHRKRCPKCNTAMDSYLIDPERKIHICGNNPNCDGYLIEEGSFKIKGYDGPVVECDKCGADMHLKLGRFGKYMACTNCDNTRKILKNGEVAPPREEPVPFPELKTEKSDAYFVLRDGASGVFMSAHNFPKSRESRAAKVVELAQYRDRLPEKLQYLADAPIKDPEGNEAIIRFSRKEKRQYVTSEKNGKATKWIVDYIDGKWIERNRS, encoded by the coding sequence ATGGGCAAATCATTAGTTATAGTTGAGTCACCAGCCAAAGCAAAAACAATAAATAAATATTTAGGTACTGATTTTGTTGTTAAATCCAGTGTAGGGCATATTAGAGATTTACCAACCAGTGGAGGAGATAAATCAGAAAAAGCTAAATCTATCTCAACTAAAGGAATGAGTACGGAACAGAAAGCAAAAATTAAATCTGAAAAAGAAAGAACAGCCTTGGTTAAGAGAATGGGGATTGATCCTTATCATGATTGGAAAGCGAATTATCAAATTTTACCAGGAAAAGAAAAGGTTGTTTCTGAACTTAAGTCATTAGCTAAAAAAGCGGATCATATCTATCTCGCAACCGATTTGGATAGAGAAGGGGAAGCAATCGCATGGCATTTAAAAGAAGTGATTGGCGGAGATGATGAACGTTTTAGCCGAGTGGTGTTTAACGAAATCACTAAAAATGCAATAAAACAAGCATTTGAAAAACCAGAACAACTTAATTTAGATCGTGTTAATGCACAACAAACTCGTCGATTTTTAGATCGTGTTGTAGGCTTTATGGTGTCTCCGTTGCTTTGGAAAAAAGTAGCAAGAGGATTATCAGCAGGGCGAGTCCAATCTGTTGCGGTAAAATTACTCGTTGAACGCGAAAGAGAGATTAAAGCGTTTAAACCTGAAGAGTTTTGGGAAGTGATGACTAAAGTCACTGCTCAATCGGGAGCATTATCCCTTGATTTAACGCATTTCAAAGGGAAAAAATTCACAGCGAAGAACCAAGAGCAAGCAATACAAGCGGTCACTTCGTTACAAAATTCTGCATTTATTGTCAGCGATATTGAGAAAAAACCAACATCATCAAAAGCGAAGCCCCCCTTTATTACTTCGACATTACAACAAACAGCAAGTACTCGACTAGGTTTTAGTGTTAAAAAGACAATGATGCTCGCTCAACGCTTATATGAGGCGGGTTATATCACTTATATGCGTACTGACTCAACCAATCTTAGCCAAGATGCGTTAGTCATGGCGAGAGGTTATATCGAAAAAGAATTTGGTAATCAGTATTTGCCTGCCAAACCTAATTTCTATTCAAGCAAAGAAAAAGCTCAAGAAGCCCACGAAGCGATTCGTCCATCAGATATTCTGGTTAAACAATCTGATTTAAAAGGAATGGAAAAAGATGCCGAACGTTTATATGACCTTATTTGGCGTCAATTCTTAGCTTGTCAAATGCCACCTGCTGAATACGATTCAACAAGCTTAACGGTAACTGCAGGCGATTACTCGTTAAAAACAAAGGGTAGAGTATTACGTTTTGATGGTTGGACAAAAGTATTACCAATACAAAGTAAAAGTGCTGAGGATCAAGAATTACCTGAAGTGAGTTTAAATGAAACATTATCATTGAATGAAGTGATTCCAAGTCAGCATTTTACAAAACCACCTGCTCGTTATTCCGAAGCTGCTCTTGTTAAAGAGTTGGAAAAACGAGGAATTGGTCGTCCTTCAACTTATGCAGCTATCATTTCAACCATTCAAGATAGAGGCTATGTTCGCGTTGAAAATCGTCGTTTCTATGCGGAAAAAATGGGAGAGATCGTCACAGATCGTTTAAACGAATCCTTCCGTGAGTTGATGAACTATGATTTCACTGCCAATATGGAAGATACGCTGGATAAAATTGCATCGGGTAGTACAAATTGGAAAGATGAATTAGATAGCTTCTTTAATGATTTTTCGGAGAAATTGACTACCGCCGAACTAGATGAACTTGAAGGTGGAATGCGTCCGAATAATCTTGTTGAGACAGATATTCTTTGCCCAACTTGTGGACGAAAAATGGCTATCCGTACAGCGAGTACTGGTGTATTTCTTGGGTGTACAGGCTATGCATTGCCACCTAAAGAACGTTGTAAAACAACGATTAATTTAATTCCAGAATCTGAGTTATTGAATGTTTTGGATGAAAATTCAGAAACGAATGCATTATTACATCGTAAACGTTGCCCTAAATGTAATACGGCAATGGATAGTTATTTAATTGACCCAGAAAGAAAAATTCATATCTGCGGAAATAACCCAAATTGTGATGGTTATCTGATAGAAGAAGGTTCATTTAAAATTAAAGGCTATGATGGGCCTGTGGTCGAATGCGATAAATGTGGTGCAGATATGCATCTTAAATTGGGGCGCTTCGGAAAATATATGGCTTGTACGAATTGTGATAATACTAGGAAAATACTTAAAAATGGTGAAGTTGCACCACCAAGAGAAGAGCCAGTTCCGTTCCCTGAATTAAAAACGGAAAAATCCGATGCGTATTTTGTGTTACGTGATGGTGCGAGTGGAGTATTTATGTCTGCTCATAATTTCCCTAAATCACGCGAAAGTAGAGCAGCAAAAGTAGTAGAGTTAGCGCAATATCGTGACCGACTACCTGAAAAACTGCAATATTTAGCCGATGCACCGATAAAAGATCCTGAAGGAAATGAAGCAATTATTCGTTTCAGTCGTAAAGAAAAACGACAATATGTCACTTCCGAAAAAAATGGCAAAGCGACAAAATGGATAGTGGATTATATCGATGGAAAATGGATAGAAAGAAATAGATCTTAA
- a CDS encoding Slam-dependent surface lipoprotein, translated as MKNTIKFSLSIVACSILVACSSGGSSHNDSAPTGANTPSINSGTTNSGTTNSGTTNSGTTNSGTTNSGTTNSGTTNSGTTNSGTTNSGTTNSGTTNSGSTTQSTNAVGAAYVISGEDDRVTVLHKDITDASNLNVLVIDGQRLRVSYQDQGISAGSWFRQNDSANCCGRYSDVRFGVLDADNSDKDYIYYHGNPTKTMPMEGSASYQGYFVINADQEPRFDDDDLLYGTGKFSVNFGNKTLSGNLEGESSSGLAPLSMTAKISGNSFTGDLVSRDFATDAKVEGKFFGNNAKELGGIFKDDRNTWGGAFGASQ; from the coding sequence ATGAAAAATACAATCAAATTTAGTTTAAGTATAGTAGCATGTTCTATATTAGTAGCTTGTAGTAGCGGTGGTAGCAGTCATAATGACAGTGCTCCTACTGGTGCTAATACTCCTAGTATCAATTCAGGTACTACGAACTCAGGTACTACAAACTCAGGTACTACAAACTCAGGTACTACAAACTCAGGTACTACGAACTCAGGTACTACAAACTCAGGTACTACGAACTCAGGCACTACGAACTCAGGTACTACGAACTCAGGTACTACGAACTCAGGCACTACTAACTCAGGTTCTACTACACAGTCTACTAATGCTGTTGGAGCGGCTTATGTAATTTCTGGTGAAGATGATCGCGTAACTGTTTTACATAAAGATATAACTGATGCATCGAATCTAAATGTGTTAGTCATTGATGGACAAAGATTACGAGTTTCATATCAAGATCAAGGCATTTCTGCTGGAAGTTGGTTTAGACAGAATGATTCCGCTAACTGTTGTGGAAGATATAGTGATGTTCGTTTTGGTGTTTTAGATGCTGATAATAGTGATAAAGATTATATTTATTACCACGGTAATCCAACTAAAACAATGCCAATGGAAGGAAGTGCTAGCTATCAGGGATATTTTGTAATTAATGCTGATCAAGAACCTCGTTTTGATGATGATGATTTGTTATATGGGACAGGTAAATTTAGCGTTAATTTTGGAAATAAGACCTTATCTGGAAATCTTGAAGGTGAAAGTAGTAGTGGCTTAGCGCCTTTATCAATGACTGCAAAAATATCAGGGAATAGCTTCACTGGTGATTTGGTTTCAAGAGATTTTGCGACAGATGCAAAAGTTGAAGGTAAGTTCTTTGGTAACAATGCAAAAGAACTTGGCGGTATTTTCAAAGATGATAGAAATACTTGGGGTGGAGCCTTTGGTGCTTCTCAATAA
- the nth gene encoding endonuclease III — translation MNKAKRIEILTRLRDQNPHPTTELNYNNPFELLIAVILSAQATDVGVNKATAKLYPVANTPQAILDLGVDGLKSYIKTIGLYNSKAENIIKTCRDLIEKHSGEVPQTREELEALAGVGRKTANVVLNTAFGQPTIAVDTHIFRVSNRTNFAPGKDVVKVEEKLLKVVPDEFKVDVHHWLILHGRYTCVARKPRCGSCIIEDLCEYKEKTDV, via the coding sequence ATGAATAAAGCAAAACGTATAGAAATTTTAACTCGACTACGAGATCAAAATCCGCATCCAACAACAGAACTAAATTATAACAATCCTTTTGAGTTACTCATTGCTGTTATTTTATCTGCACAAGCGACTGATGTGGGCGTAAATAAAGCCACTGCAAAACTCTATCCTGTGGCAAATACCCCTCAAGCAATTTTAGATCTTGGCGTAGACGGTTTAAAATCTTATATAAAAACGATTGGACTGTATAATAGTAAAGCTGAAAACATCATAAAAACTTGTCGAGATTTGATTGAAAAGCATAGTGGCGAAGTACCTCAAACTCGTGAGGAATTAGAAGCCTTAGCAGGTGTCGGTCGAAAAACCGCAAATGTCGTGTTAAATACTGCCTTCGGGCAACCTACTATTGCCGTTGATACTCATATTTTCCGCGTATCTAATCGTACGAACTTTGCTCCTGGCAAAGATGTAGTAAAGGTTGAAGAAAAACTACTGAAAGTCGTTCCAGATGAATTTAAGGTCGATGTGCATCACTGGCTAATCTTACATGGTCGCTATACCTGTGTCGCCCGCAAGCCTCGCTGTGGCTCTTGTATTATAGAGGATCTATGTGAATATAAAGAGAAAACGGACGTATAA
- a CDS encoding TSUP family transporter — translation MDLTFDVIALLFLASFVAGTIDSIAGGGGLITIPALLAAGVPPTLTLGTNKLQSCGGSFASSFYFVRKKAVNLKEIRFLILMTFIGATLGTIFVQLINVDDLKIILPFLVLIIGIYFLLSPQLGDEDSKQRISYLLFGCTAAVSIGFYDGMFGPATGSFLTLAFTVLLGFNLTKSVAHARVLNFTSNIAALIFFALGGAIIWKIGFIMMIAQFLGGNVGARLVVTKGKKIIKPIIVTMSLIMTFKMLMDQGYF, via the coding sequence ATAGATTTAACCTTTGATGTAATCGCCCTACTCTTTTTGGCCTCTTTTGTTGCTGGAACGATAGATTCTATTGCAGGAGGAGGCGGGTTAATTACCATACCAGCTTTACTTGCAGCAGGTGTACCACCTACACTGACATTAGGTACAAATAAATTGCAATCTTGTGGAGGCTCTTTTGCGTCCTCATTCTATTTTGTCAGAAAAAAGGCTGTTAATCTTAAAGAAATTCGCTTCTTAATTTTGATGACCTTTATCGGTGCTACTTTGGGCACAATCTTTGTTCAACTCATTAATGTTGATGATCTCAAAATTATTTTGCCCTTTCTAGTACTCATTATTGGAATTTATTTCCTCCTTAGCCCCCAACTTGGCGATGAAGATAGCAAACAGCGTATTAGTTATCTGTTATTTGGATGTACTGCGGCTGTCAGTATTGGGTTTTATGATGGGATGTTTGGCCCCGCAACAGGCTCTTTTCTCACTTTAGCTTTTACCGTACTCCTTGGGTTTAATTTAACCAAAAGCGTTGCACATGCTAGGGTTCTCAATTTTACCTCTAATATTGCAGCACTTATTTTCTTCGCCCTTGGTGGCGCAATTATTTGGAAAATTGGATTCATCATGATGATTGCTCAATTTTTAGGGGGAAATGTAGGAGCTAGACTTGTCGTAACCAAAGGAAAGAAAATTATCAAACCAATTATCGTGACAATGTCACTTATCATGACGTTCAAAATGTTAATGGATCAAGGATATTTTTAA
- the proB gene encoding glutamate 5-kinase encodes MSKTIVIKLGTSTLTHGSKNLSRPHMLEIVKQVSDLHQQGFRIILVSSGAVAAGREYLNHRELPKTLANKQLLAAVGQSQLIQVWENLFSIYGIKIGQMLLTRADIENKEHFLNARDTLNALLTQQIIPIINENDAVATAEFRIGDNDNLSALVAILAQAEQLILLTDQEGLFDSDPRKNPNAKRIATVEKITPEIRQMAGGSGTTLGTGGMSTKIIAADIATRSGVETVIASGEKHNVIANVAQGAEIGTRFIAQSDKLEGKKQWLFGAPPAGSLYIDEGASAALISEHKSLLPAGIKQIEGKFARGEVVKVIDGKGNVIALGISRYNSEALSLIKGKKSSEIEATLGYEFGSVVLHRNEMVVYR; translated from the coding sequence ATGTCTAAAACAATCGTTATTAAACTCGGAACAAGTACCCTAACACATGGCTCAAAAAATTTAAGTCGCCCTCACATGTTAGAGATAGTGAAACAAGTTTCAGATCTTCATCAACAAGGTTTCAGAATTATCCTTGTTTCTTCTGGTGCTGTTGCTGCGGGAAGAGAATATTTGAATCATCGAGAATTACCTAAAACGCTTGCGAATAAACAACTTTTAGCGGCAGTAGGACAAAGCCAACTAATTCAAGTATGGGAAAATCTGTTTTCTATTTATGGCATTAAAATTGGTCAAATGCTATTAACTCGTGCAGATATTGAAAATAAAGAGCATTTTTTAAATGCACGAGATACGCTTAACGCCCTACTCACTCAACAAATTATTCCTATCATTAATGAAAATGATGCGGTAGCGACTGCTGAATTTCGAATCGGCGATAATGATAATTTATCGGCTCTAGTTGCAATACTTGCACAAGCAGAGCAACTTATTCTGTTAACCGATCAAGAAGGCTTATTTGATAGTGACCCTCGCAAGAATCCTAATGCGAAACGCATTGCCACAGTTGAAAAAATCACGCCAGAAATAAGACAAATGGCAGGTGGTAGCGGAACAACGCTTGGCACGGGAGGAATGAGTACTAAAATTATTGCTGCCGATATTGCTACCCGCTCAGGAGTAGAAACAGTGATTGCATCAGGTGAAAAACATAATGTGATTGCAAACGTTGCTCAAGGTGCAGAAATTGGCACAAGATTTATCGCTCAATCAGATAAATTGGAAGGAAAAAAACAATGGTTGTTTGGCGCTCCACCTGCAGGCTCACTTTATATTGATGAAGGAGCTAGTGCTGCTTTGATTTCTGAACATAAATCTTTATTACCAGCAGGGATTAAACAAATTGAAGGAAAGTTTGCACGTGGTGAAGTCGTCAAAGTGATCGATGGAAAAGGCAATGTTATCGCACTTGGTATCTCTCGCTACAATAGCGAAGCCTTATCCCTAATTAAAGGGAAAAAATCAAGTGAAATAGAAGCGACACTTGGCTATGAGTTTGGTTCGGTGGTGTTACATAGAAATGAAATGGTTGTGTATAGATGA
- the folA gene encoding type 3 dihydrofolate reductase, translating to MQISLIVARTLNHVIGKNNAMPWHLPADLAWFKKNTLGKPVIMGRKTYQSIGRLLPNRPNIILSRSDFDIEGAYTAKTLEQAVELAKSFANVDEIMIIGGGELFKQAMPLATKLYITEIQANIDGDTFFEFKENDWKLEKEEFSKIDEKNDHVCHFMIFSRKKEF from the coding sequence ATGCAAATAAGTTTGATTGTTGCGAGAACATTGAATCATGTCATTGGTAAAAATAATGCAATGCCTTGGCATTTACCAGCCGATTTAGCGTGGTTTAAAAAGAATACGTTAGGTAAGCCCGTGATTATGGGAAGAAAAACTTATCAATCAATAGGAAGACTCTTACCTAATCGTCCTAATATTATCTTATCTCGTTCTGATTTCGATATTGAAGGAGCATATACAGCCAAAACGTTAGAACAAGCGGTTGAATTAGCCAAAAGTTTTGCAAATGTTGATGAGATCATGATTATAGGTGGAGGAGAGTTATTTAAACAAGCAATGCCCTTAGCAACCAAACTTTACATCACTGAAATTCAAGCCAATATTGATGGTGATACATTTTTTGAGTTTAAGGAAAATGATTGGAAATTGGAGAAAGAAGAATTTTCTAAGATTGATGAAAAAAATGATCATGTTTGCCATTTTATGATTTTTTCTAGAAAAAAAGAATTCTAA
- a CDS encoding L-lactate permease: MALFLSIFPIALLIYLMVKRNALPSYVALPWIAVVVLIIQLIFFGTDITTVSANIASAVIAVQTPITVIFGAILFNRFSEVSGVTNTLRKWLGTINPNPVAQIMIIGWAFAFMIEGASGFGTPAAIAAPILVGLGFNPLKVAMLALVMNSVPVSFGAVGTPTWFGFGALNLGDAQILEIGSMTAVIHAFAALIIPIMGLRLIVSWEDIRKNLLFVYISIFACVVPYFFLAQVNYEFPSLIGGAIGLLVSVFVANKGIGLAKVEDTLDADSVTRGEVTKALFPTGLLIVILIVTRLQQLPFKAMMNDATSWFSVQLGSLGLFDVSQSLIFSLKNIFGTTTGASYKFLYVPAFIPFVVTVLIAIPVFAVSGSKVKDVFVGSFKQTKNPFFALVGALIMVNLMLVGGDDSMVKIIGRSFAAATGEYWTLFASYLGAVGAFFSGSNTVSNLTFGSVQLSTAEITGLSATLVLALQSVGGAMGNMVCINNIVAVSSVLNIDNKEGVIIKKTVVPMIVYGIIAALVAFFIIPIFYTV; this comes from the coding sequence ATGGCTCTTTTTCTTAGTATTTTTCCAATTGCTTTACTAATTTACCTTATGGTGAAACGTAATGCATTACCTTCCTATGTTGCATTACCTTGGATTGCAGTTGTTGTTCTTATCATTCAATTAATTTTCTTTGGTACTGATATCACCACAGTCAGTGCAAATATCGCTTCCGCGGTTATCGCAGTTCAAACTCCAATTACCGTAATTTTTGGTGCAATTCTTTTCAATCGTTTCTCTGAAGTCTCAGGTGTTACAAATACTTTACGTAAATGGTTAGGTACAATCAATCCTAACCCTGTTGCGCAAATCATGATTATTGGTTGGGCATTTGCATTTATGATTGAAGGAGCAAGTGGTTTCGGTACTCCAGCAGCTATTGCAGCTCCAATTTTAGTAGGTTTAGGTTTTAATCCATTAAAAGTTGCAATGCTTGCATTAGTCATGAACTCTGTACCAGTATCATTTGGTGCAGTAGGTACGCCAACTTGGTTTGGATTCGGAGCATTAAATCTAGGTGATGCTCAAATTCTTGAAATCGGCTCAATGACAGCAGTTATCCACGCATTTGCGGCATTAATTATTCCAATTATGGGATTACGCTTAATTGTTTCATGGGAAGATATTCGTAAAAACTTACTTTTCGTTTATATCAGTATTTTTGCATGTGTGGTTCCATATTTCTTCTTAGCTCAAGTAAACTATGAATTCCCATCATTAATTGGGGGTGCTATTGGTCTACTTGTTTCTGTATTTGTTGCCAATAAAGGTATAGGTTTAGCAAAAGTTGAAGATACATTAGATGCTGATTCAGTAACAAGAGGCGAAGTGACTAAAGCCTTATTCCCGACAGGATTATTGATTGTTATCTTGATTGTAACTCGTCTTCAACAATTACCATTTAAAGCTATGATGAATGACGCAACCTCTTGGTTCAGTGTACAACTTGGTTCATTAGGTCTATTTGATGTCAGTCAAAGCCTTATCTTTAGTTTAAAAAATATCTTCGGTACAACTACTGGAGCAAGCTATAAATTCTTATATGTACCTGCATTTATTCCATTTGTTGTGACAGTATTAATAGCAATTCCTGTATTTGCAGTTTCTGGAAGCAAAGTAAAAGATGTTTTTGTTGGTAGTTTCAAACAAACTAAAAATCCATTCTTCGCACTTGTTGGCGCATTAATTATGGTTAACTTAATGCTAGTGGGTGGTGATGATTCAATGGTTAAAATCATTGGTAGAAGTTTCGCAGCAGCAACTGGAGAATACTGGACATTATTTGCCTCTTACCTTGGTGCAGTTGGTGCTTTCTTCTCTGGATCAAACACTGTATCCAACTTAACATTTGGTAGTGTTCAATTATCAACAGCTGAAATAACAGGTTTATCTGCAACATTGGTATTAGCATTACAATCTGTTGGTGGTGCAATGGGTAACATGGTATGTATTAATAATATCGTTGCAGTAAGCTCAGTACTGAATATTGATAATAAAGAAGGTGTAATCATTAAGAAAACTGTAGTACCAATGATCGTTTACGGTATTATTGCAGCATTAGTAGCATTCTTCATTATTCCTATTTTCTATACTGTATAG